The segment TTGGTTCactgcattttatttgaataaagtaCCAAATGCGCTGTCAAGTTAGCAACTGAtgtgttttgtgtctgtgtgcgcTGGCACGATTACTTTAACTGTTTCTTTATACCAGCAGTATCAACTTAAAACACTCTGTTAtttattgtcttattaataatgcatcactgtaaaatgcctacttttatttaaaatgaaaacaaaacattgtacttttgtaaaataaagaaaacaaataggatATTGTTTTCTGCCATTTGAGTTTCTTTTATGTGATCAAATTAAGTGTCacataaaaatgaactgaaatgaaatatgtgaccctggaccacaaaatcagtcttaagtgtcaattttttgaaattgaaatttatacctaatctgaaagctgaataaataagctttccgttgatgtatggtttattagaaaAGGACAATATTTTGCCGAGACACAACTATTtgagaatctggaatctgagggggcAAAAAATTATCtatatactgagaaaatcgcctttgaaattgtccaaattaattcttatcaATGCTTATTACTAAATCAAAaagtaagttttgatatatttacagtaggaaattatcTTCAAATGGAACTTGGAAATggaacaaaatatcttcatggaacatgatctttacatagTATCCTAATGATATgttattgtagaaacataattttctgtaaagttgctttgtaacgatttgtattgtaaaaagcgctatacaaataaacttgaattgaattaaatttaattgatttttggcataaaagaaaaatggataattttgacccatacaatgtttttttggctattgctaagaatataccccagtgacttaagactggttttgtggtccagggtcagatATAGGCTAAGTTGCATGTCGCACAGTTTTTTCCCATTGTTTATCTTttaactaaatcaaatatattagTATTAGCATTTATTCCTTGTATGTGTATATGTTCTGcagattttataaatataattcaatataatatttagtattttcacatctaggtggaatttttttttcttgttgtacCAAAAACGTATCGAACCGTGACCCCCGAACTGGGGTACGTACCAAATAGTGACATctgtgtaccgttacacccctaataaaaacACTAGaaacctttctttaaaaaaatctcctTTGTTTCAAAATAAGATATTAGtgatgtgaaaatgaaaactatcCCTTTGCAGTCAGAAATATGTTTCACACAAGTTTATGAATGCAGACATTTTGCCTTTAAACCGATGTGTTAAGCTAAGTTGTTATCAAGAGTGACTTAGATCAAGATTTTGTTTAAACTGTTGCTCTGCCATAACAGTAGTTGACATGAAAGATAAATCTGATCTTAAAAGCAGGCAGTTTTAGAAATAGCAGCTCTTGCGGCAATGATGAGTAACAGCATTTGTGTTGCATCTATCGTAGCCAGAAGCATCTGCCTTCATGTACATGCAtagaccattttttttaaatcctaaaagtgcatttgtaaatgtttgtttatgttggGTGAGCCTTCTTGGATTTATAgtgacacctagtggtgtggatgcaGAATTATGCAAAATCAGATGTTTTCAGTTTTAGAAATGCGTTATCAGCCATGACTAACTAATTTCATTAGCAAAACTGTCCATTTAGTCAGTATTattcagctggtcatgtgatctcaacatgtcAGCCCTCAAAGTTTTTTGGTCTACCAGTGTTTGACTAAGAATCTCACGTGAGTGTACATGATTtagtcaaaattacattttttaatctgtaaaacattttaatgaggaaaaattACTGAGAGCATATTTTAATGCTGTTATTCCTGATTATATTATGTCTGTGAGAATCATTTCCAATCAGAGTTCAGCCTCTTATGGTTTAGGATTGTGTGTTATGTAAATTTACAGGAATAAGAATGAGGTATTCATTCTTTGTGACCGAAAATAGGCATCGGTGTATAGCTAAAGGCTGTGTAGAGTGATATTATGATATTACTTCCCTGTACTGTATGACTGTGTGTAACCGAGAGCTCTGCACACAGGTATTGCTGTATTGTTCAGCGGCtcaaacagctgtgtgtgtgcgcgtttaGCTGAACGCTGGGTTGTGGGTTCCTGACCGAGGTGTTGGTGCTGTATATTTTCCTCTCAGCAGTGACAGAGACAGGATGAAGAAACACATGCTCATAACGGCGAGGATCGCGATGGAAGAAATCAAGGCGCTCGTCACTGAATTCATTTTGAATGGAGGGCTGTTTAACTgtgctgaaaaacacacacaaacacacacacacatacacagagtgtTACGAAGACTTCTTACAATATATAACCCACCATTCAAACTGTATCGCACACTCTTTCTTTCAATCCGCTTGTTCATTTCTTGATAACACCTCCTGCTTCTACCCTCTATTAACTTCTCTCTAACTTCTACCCTCCGAATCTTTATTTTGGTCACGTTTTCAAGCCGCTAGATCCTTTGAGGAGAAAAAAATTCCTCTATATTGTCTGGGAGGAAGTAAAGCATGCTCCATCAGAAATTCTACAGTTCTGAGAAAGAAGGATTTagctttcttttaaaatatctatCATGGAAGCCAAAGCAAGGCTTACCTAGCTGGGAATTATTGGTGGGAGTTTCATCTGTGGACAGATGAAAATAGTTTTAGTAAGATGAGCACACTATTGACATAAGGTGCTAAGTCATGTCACATAACAGGCtcaatatgaaaattaaaaaatgtgcatTGTTGAAATCATGTGCTACCAAGATGAGCTACATAAACACTACATTACAGTTCATATCATACCACTTCGGGTGATGATGGGCCCGGCAGTCATGACCGCATTGCCAGAGGCCACCGCAGTTCTTTCCGAAACGTTCCTTTTCTTCCTCTTACCACAGATCTGTCAGGATGACAATGTTTGTCAGTCATAAACACAGTTCCAGTCTAAAGTATATTTCCTTATAATAACAGAAAACAAAGTATATGATTACAACTAGAACTAAAACTATCAGAATTAAAATTGTGTTTTCcttttaaattcttattactTTCACTTGACTGTTTCTAATTCCTATTATTGATGGGATGGTGACTCTTACTATATTCTCAGTATAAACTAAAGGCAGTCAAACCAGTACTCCCATGACACATTtacggttttatttttttattcttcacatAATTGTCTTGCATTACTGTAATGTATTTTTCTGATTGCTGTTaagttttgtttctttgtttttctaaatgaaaatcaAATATACCATAGATAGATTCAAAGGATCTTGGAATAAAAATGTGTATCTGGATTCCTTAAAAAAtactgagcagcacaactgttttcaacattgataattataataaatgttttttgagcaccaaatcaccaTATAAGAAGAATTTCTGaagagtcatgtgacactgataaaaattatattttgctatCACATGAACAAATCACTTTCTGAGTTTCACTATGGTATTAGTCTCAAGCAGCCATCCTTACAGGCAAGAGCAGGGGGCAGTCATCAGAGCGACACAGCTTGGTCACACAGTGCAGAAAGACGGTGGACATTTTCTGGTTCTTGTGCTTGACAAAGCGGAACACCTCGAAGGAAAAGCGGCCCATCTGGCTCTTCCCATTCTCAAACACTGTTGTCTGTGGGTCCTTATCACATCTGCTGGACCAGAGACAAGACACACCTAGCATTCAGCCTCAGTTCTagtcagacacacacatatgtgcAAGCACCTCCAGAAAACATGGAATTACCCAAAGAAAAGGTCGTATCGGAGCTCATCATTAGGATTCCCAGAGGGAGTCGTGTAACAGTAGTCCATCAGAACATTCCATCTGTGGGGAGTGACATGCGTGAATCAGTCACTAAAACAAGGAAGACTGGATATGAAATGGCCCTATATGAGTTAACCACTGTTGTTTCATATAGAAGTCATGTGTCTTATCTCTACTCAAGACCCATGATAATCTTTCCCATCCACTTTAGTGGCGCCTATGGTTTGACCTAAACAAGGCCGGCATTGAGTCACTCAGCATTCTTCCTTTAATGGGCTAAACCAGTTCTGGATTTATCAGATATAAGAGAGGAGGTCATTTTAGGGAAGTGCTTTAACAAAGCAGTGACACAGTCCAAAGACCATAGATATTTGACCTCCATCAGATTTCATGGTTAACTCACCAATAAGACGGTTTCAGTATCATATCTGCAGTATGTTTTGCATTTAGGCCTCCTTGCAAGATACTTTCCCAAGATATGTTTGTGTAATTGTAGTTTACCTCTTGTCTAGGTTGGTGGCTTTTACAGCGGCAAACACTCGCGTCTTCAGAGTAAGTCCAGACACTGGGATGGCAAGATGATGGATGTATGTGGAGTCCTTAAACAATAAACACCAAAGGTTAGGATTCCACACACACTTGCTCAAAAAtcataaaacacacatatatagtgTGTATATAGTCTATATTTGACTAAATATAAATTgtagtaaaatgtaataatatattctattgtattatatatatatatatatatatatatatatatatatatatatatatatatatatatatatatatatatatatatatatactgtatatgtatgtatgttttaaataaaatatattccacaTGTACTCACGTTGTATAGAAGTAAATTCAGCGTGCTCACAAACGTGCCATTGCTGTCCTTCACTGATATCGCTGCGGCCGACCTTCGAACAAAAGAAGCtattaaaaatatgataaatatattttgcagGCCAATTAAAGTCTGAAAGGAAAACTTGTGTTATAGTTTTTCCTGATTTACCGTCTGATGTCCTTGTAATCAACCGTGCATTAGGTTTTACAACATATTCGTCGTGCATACTAATTGAATTATGCCTCACAATTTAGCTCGTTAAAGCTTAACAATAAGTGCTAAGCCTTTGACAACCTGCAATTTGGGACTGTTTTATCTTCCATCTAAATGCTGTGAATAATTCCGCATTAGTTTGCTATGTAACAGTGATGAAGTGGACTTACGAAGCAAGCTGTGTGTTGTTGACCAGGTATTCCAGAGGGTAACTACAACTGAACTTGTAAAGCAGTCCCGGTAGGTAGCTGATGACCGTCGGGGGATCCGGAGTGTCAATGTATCCTGCTATATTCCCAATCTGGACCAAGGAGAGATTCCCATAGGCGTTGGGCCCCTGAGCCGTGGAGACCTACAGACACAAAGGCACTAAAGTGTGATTGCTCTTCCTAAAACTAATGTACCTTCACCTCCCTAATCCTCAGCTCTTTTATCACTGCCGGATCTCTGCTGTCACCCAACCAAAGCTAAATCCACCTTACCGCAGATGTTCTTCATTTATTACAGACAAACTGACATAGGAGGATACTGTCTCTCCAAACACAAGCTGTAGTTTAGCATTTACagtaacaaatgtgtttttcttaCTAATGACTGAAACTGAAATTCTGGGCCATTGAGGGGCTAATGTGTGTAAATCATTCTGTCATGGGTCAGTGTACTCCATGTAGGCCTTTAGAAATGGTGAAAACCGGTGTCTTACCGCAAGTGAGTTTCCACATGCCTCCAGCGTGCTGAGACTGATGCTGAACAGCACGACTGTTGGGAACGTGTTGTTGTTGATGAACCCTCGGCAGTGGGCATCGCCGTGACGCCCGTTCAGCGCCAGGTCAGTGTCGGTGTAGCCAGAGAAAAGCACCGGGCAAAAATTGATCTTCAGCGTTATGGTTTGCACTCCACAATACACACTGATGTCCCGCTCGGCTGTTGAGAGAGATTGAAACATCACTAATTCCATGATCAAATGCTTGCACAAAAAAAAGCAGGCGTTCACTCACCGGGGAAGCGGCTGTGGAAGTTGGCATCACAGTTGAACCCATTGAATTGTGCATTCACTATGAAAGTTTTACTTACAAGCAAAAGAATCACACACAAACGTTCCATTGCAGCGCCTGAGGAAGACAATGTATGAGCAATTTCTTAGGAGTCATCAGAAAATGCTTCTTGTTCTGAAATGAGAGAAGAAACGCATGATTAGACTCGCTTCAAAAGATAAATCCACTGTATTGTTCTGTAATTATGCAATTACATTGGAAGGAAAAGACCGAAAATGAGAAATGCGATACTTTTGTTGGCGCTTCTGTTCAATTTGAAACCAATAATGAGCATGAATTGATCTGAAGAGAACAAATCAACCTCAATTTATGTATTCAAAAAGCTATAAATCAACTCAAACCGTTCGCTTCCTGTAGGTATTTGTAAGATGACACAGAGTTCTTCGTGATTCACCCTGACCTCGTCCTCTTTTGCCCTCCGTCTGCTCTAGCGCCCCTCGCTCTGTTTCGGAAGACTCACCCGTTTCCCTGGCAGCTGTAGAATCAGCGGTACTCCATCTGTTCTCAGCTGCGACGCGAGACTGACTGGATTACCCAGCATCCCGGCAAAACCACTAGAAACACGGCCTTGctccgaagaaaaaaaaaataaacataagagATTCATTATTTGAACACGTCAGCAGCAAAAGAGCTGTCTGGGGGAACATGGGAAAGTCCATCAAAAGTGAATGTGTTATACAAATCCTTTCACGGGCCCAGAAACATGAGCAGGTTTTGAAGTTTCCCACTCATATCCTTTCTGCTTGATCTTGCTCTGTCAGCGCTCACAAGCGGCCCCACGCCGCATGTGGTCTGCGAGGGGGGAATTATCTTTTCATCGGCTCCTGGACTGGGCTCGTCGCTGACTGAGCTGGCCTTTCTGTGTGCCAGGATGGTCTGGGTCGGGACCTGGATTGTCTGGACGCTTTAGATGCATTGTTTGGCCTGGCTCAGTCAGCACTCCTATGATAGTATCCTACCTGTCTGGCCGTGACCCTCCTTTCCGACTGCCTCACTTTTCCTCGTGATTATCACCTAATGTATATGAGAATCTATATAAGTCTGCTGTGAATAAACGCCATTCCTAATCTCATATTATGTCCATTATCTACATACTTCTGGTGATGAACGCTTGTTTGAATCTATCCGAATTCATAGCATACTTATATTTCATCAAATTAGCTGCAATTTTTGcatcattatttttcaaatgcctTTAATCTGCATGATTTATTGCCTTAGAAAAGTCTCGACGGTCCACCCTTGTGGGAAATTTGAGTGATTACATTGTCCGTTCTTACCTGATTGATCAAAGCTCAAAGTGTCCGGGCTCCAGGCCAGCTCCAATGGCAATACATCACCCAAAAGTCACTTGCCAATCCGTGCAAAATACAAGAAATCCAAAGGATGAGGATTTTCAAAACTATGCAATACTACTCCAAACTGCTGGAATCCTAAATCCAGCTAGGTTTGGCTCTGAAGCCCCTTCAGCCAGAACTGATGAAGTTTGTCTTGCATCTTGGACTTTCTTCAGATGGAAGGGATTGTGGGCAATATGGAGCTGTTGGTCTATAGTGGGGCAGCTCAATACTTGCGATAAGTATCTCTATTTATGCGCTTCCAGCAAATGTCATTCCTTCATTTTTCACACTTGAATGTCTCTATATGGCAGGCTATAGTGCGGTTTATCAGTGTGACACAATCTAATACACCTTGGCAAGAAGCAAGAGAAAGCAGGACTATTACTGTAAGGATTTCCTCATGTGTTATTGCATGTACACTCTAGAATAGCATTtgagaaaatggaaaatatttagcCATTCTTTTGATATTTGTGGATtcaataatttcaattaaaactttgattaaatgttcttttaattaGCTATTCAAAACCCAAATAATGGGTGTAGGGAGCAATTTTGAAGttttcagacatgcaaaagataaaagcctttattttatttattttttattgtattttatatttagaaaacTGTGTGCTTGGACAATTTAAACAAGTTAAAAATTGGCATACAGTAAATGCTTATAAATGTGAATAGATTCAGCTATTCACTCATATAATGGGTGGGTCAGAACAATCACAGGAAATTTTTAGAATTACAAATGTGTTTCGTGCTCAATTTAAACACCAGATGGAATGATGAAACAGTCTCCGTTCACATCTGAACTTCTAAAATCAAAGCCACCAGAAGGAATTGTATTTATGAACACGTTAAGAGCTTATCGCAACACAAAGGCTGTATCTTTTGTTATTTGCCTGCCATTTGGTCGTGCTTCATTTTCTTGTCTCTTTATTTATCTGATGACTTTATTCACAGCGCAATGAATAATGTGGGTCATTAGGAGGTTATTGTGAGAAGCTCAGTAATGCAATATAAAACTGACAATAATAGTGATGACAATGGCATATCTAACCTTTCATAAGGTCTTTAGTCTAACCAACAATAATATTTGACCATGTTCTCTAAGCAAAATAATATCTGCATATCTTGTATCACAAATCAGTCTATAGTTTCAAGTAAAACGTGTCTCTTTTTTTGAGCAGGGTACTAAGTAATTACTGTTTTTCTTCTAGCCGTGTGAAATGCCATCAGCTGGCGGCCAAGCAGGTGTCAGGCCCAGTGCATCAATCACCGCGGCCTGTAAGGAATTAGGAACGATGAGCAATCTGTCTCTGTTTGGTTGTCATGGCTATCTGGCGGCCAGGATACGTCTAGCCTGCTGAGAGAAAACTAAAGTGGAATTTCAAACTAGGCAACACACTTTCGGTGGCCTTTTTGAAGCGCCATAAGGCATGTAAAAGCCACAAGTTTTGCTAATTGCCTCTGTCTCTGTCAAAGAATCTGCTTGCTTTGTTGTTTAATTGTGCCATGTTTATTCATAAGGATTTTTAACTGGAGGCACAGTCGATTTTAACTACTTATGATGTAGATTTGATTTAGAGTGATTTTAGGCCACTAATTGGACATTAATGCTGCAATTCAGTGGAGATTAGAAAGACTTTGTTGGGACTGTCTCAAAGTCAAGTTCTACAGAACATTAtaagaagattaaaaaaaataaaaattcatacaGATGGCTCCGCAATACCAACATAAGGATAGCTAACACAGCTGAAATAGTTTCACCATATTTTATAATACTTCTAATATGGAAGCAAGTCAGCTGTGTGGCTGTGAGAGGTGGAGTGTGGAAAAGAGAGAGGGATAGAGTAGGAAAGTCTGTCAGTGACAGGTGTTTGGCCCTGTGTCGGGTACAGCTAAGGTtataatgccttttttttttctcggaagATTGTATTGTCTGTCACAGCAGCAAACTTCGTTACCTCCTATTTTCCTGTCAGCAAAAGGTACATCACTTGTCATCTAAGTTAGCCCTCATCCAACACAAAAACAGTTATATGTGCTAGTGAATGGGGTCATATAGCACATGATATAGAGAAAAAACATATCCATGTCGAGCATATGACATCTATATCGTTTTTTTCTCCTACACCCTTTTAATGACCCATTTTGTGACCCTTTATAGTTGTTTGAAAGTAAATCTATTACTTAAAATACTCACGTTCGAAATTCAGATGttttcaatagaaaatgtatatatttgaataacgtgaaattgagttaaaaaaaaaaattggtagagGATTCTTGAAACTTAAaaatgcttcaatgcatttattttaagagtcagaatgaataagaaatattaataaacatttgaatCTGTTATTGCGAAGTGGCTTAGTTTATTATATCAATGGCTGATTAATTTgtcatttctatatttatttttataataagtgTATTCTATGGTATCAAAAgaactgcatctctctctctctgtataaactatatgtatatatatagagagagagagagagagagagagagagagaaagagagagagagagagagatacaattctttttatatagaatatatgtgtgtgtgtgtgtgtatatatatatatatatatatatattgggtttATAATGTGGCACTATCGTGTAAAAATGGACTCTGATCTAGGAAAGAGTTTATAGAGTTGAAACACTGCTGGACAACATTTGAGGAAACTATTGTGGATGTGAGAGAGCTCTGCAAACAGCAAACAGAAAAGCTGTGTTTCTGGTCCCAGGTGGTAGAAATCACAGGCTGCCttattgtttatttgtgaaaCACAAGCCATGTGGTATTCAGACCTGAGGGACACACCTTTTCATTATGAGCCATATCTATAACCAGCTTTCTCCTCACAGACACAAACCCTGACAGAGATCCACAGCATACAAAACATCAGTGTGTCTGGATTgtaatgcaggaaaaaaaaaaaaattataataatacttacTATAGTCatcataattttaatgaaaaataatgaaagcatGATAATAAATCACGAAAAGATAATAGTtaagtaaaaatacaaacaaaaatagtttcattactgtaatgcagaattttttttataataaaagtttttgtgtatgTGAAGATTACGTGTCAAAGGATCCTGAAAGTCATAGATTAcacttatgtaaaatatatatgcaacCTGTTGAAATACTGTTCAGTATTCTGGTAGAATATTTGTTGTAAATAGAAAAAGCTGACATGCACCTGCGGTTTCTAAAATGGATATTGTCAAGATGTTCTTGAAAGTTTGTGCACAAGGACACAGAGACCTGCATGTGTATATCGCCCTCTACAGCGGTGAGACTGCCACACAAGAGCACTGATGCCACCTGTGTGATTCCGACTGTTGATACAGGCCTAAGTCAATCTGCTCGGCCCATTTCACACAAATGAGCCTCGTCCTGAAACTGTCCAATGCTCTGGATTTGTGCATTAGTGGCTGATCTCCTGGACATTCAATCTCTGATACCCTCTCCCTTTTTGCTCTTCAGTGTGAGAGAGCTGAGAATAGtgatccatctatctgtctgtctctctgtctgtctatagaTGCTTGAGAATATTTGTATTCTTACGCAATCGATATTGGAATGCATCAAGTTGAATTAGGCAGATATTACAGAATCCTACAAATCAGGTGGGTTTCACTTACGCTCATCACAACCAGCATACAGTCAACACCAGTATAATCAGCTACTGTAATTTATATCAATTATTTAAGCTTAAAAGACGCAGTTCATGATTTATGGATTGCCTCAAAACGCGAGACACAATCTGCTTTTTGATACTTTCTGTAATAGCATATTTTTATCACTAGATGTCTCCCTTtccatgcattttaattatttcactacGTAAAATCGTTTGTTTTGATTTTCTTTCCCACACGTTTATCAGTTGAGCAACTGGAAGCTAATAAGCCTTTCATTTACAAACGAATGATAAATATCACAACAATAACAATtagaataaattatgaaataatgttttttgttagtttttttacgTAATAAAGATAAAAACTACAACTTTTTTCCCCCGTCCcacttctattttttttctgttttttttttttaactattgttaaAAAGTCACACAATCTCTccttatattacattttaacataaaacacacacacacacaattgtagctatataacaattatatacattattattttgttaacgATGAAAAGCAAATTTAATCAGtgacaaatatataaatagactTTGTGAAACCATGAATTTGGTTGGACAAATTCCGTCACGTGCACCGTCACCAGTCTGAGTGACTAGTAAATAATACACAGAAACTAGCCACCTAGAGCTGCCATTTTGGCTCACAAGCCAAACAGCAGTACTCACATTCTACGTAATGCGAGGCACCGGTTCCAATATGTGGAGCCAACATGGCGTCGTTTTACACATGATGTCTGTGGTTTTACACCGACCATTCAGCATCCATATAAACCTTGGGAGGATCCTCTGAAAAGAGGAAACAGACCCGCCATTTTCCTAGGAGCCTTTTAAACCCAGCAGGGGGAGGCGAGATCCGAGAGGAGAGCCACTGAGGAGGAAAAGGGGGAGttaagagagagggagagagagaggagagtgcGTGACAGAGGGGttgcgagagagagaaaggacgCTGCCGTTAATAGAGGAGAAAACGTTTGGTACGTAAATTTTGCGATCAGCTGACGGCATACATTGAGAGCAAACTTAATTTGGACTCTCTGAAGCGGCGGATGCGTCTTACTTGCAATctcatttcttttctctttcccCTGTCAGGTGGCGGAACAGTGTACATCCCAAGGACTAAAGCATTGCCTTTGGATTTAGCAGTCCGAGCAtatttttccccctctttttttgttttcccccctctttttttgttttccccctttttctgtttgtttaaaactGCGAGGATGTCTGGACAGAGCATAACGGATCGGATAACGGCAGCGCAACACAGTGTTACCGGTTCCGCGGTGTCCAAAACTGTGTGCAAGGCAACCACGCACGAAGTCATGGGGCCAAAGAAGAAACATTTGGAGTGTAAGTGTCATGGGATTTTTTACTATAGTGCTTTCGGACCCGCGTTTGAAAGTTACGTCAGTCACTCGTCGCCCTGGGAACGAGAGGTTCTGGGGCTCGAGGCCTGCTAAAGAGTCACGTTCAGTGCTGCTCGTGCTGTTTAACCAGCTTTCTCCAGCGACCTTTGCTGATGTTGAAACAGGGAGCTTTAAGATAGCATGAGTACAGTGCAGTGCATTTAATGATTTAACTTGCTAACTAATAATTAACCACATTTAAAAATGAGCCCATCTGCTGTCTCATCAGGACGCTTGCAGTTTGAGTCGAATGGATTAATTGAGAAATCTGATGATTGCAAACAAACGTGCTTTCGGTGCAAAATAAAATCACTGTCTGTCTTTTCGAGGTTGCAAAACAAAAAGCAGCAAGTTTTATCAGGATCACACTGATATACGACTAATGTTTATTAAAGGGGTAAAGGCAAAATGTTAATTCTGGATTTGTTTGTTCAACAGCATGTTTATGAAATTCATTTTCACATTGCAAACAAAAGGAGCTATTAACTGCAGAaagtccaagctgctcttttcaatgcaatgaaagtgaaagtgatcaCTGctgtaaatcatattttttttagtgaTTAGCAACTTAAATTTCACTTTATTCTTTACGCAAAAATATCTAGTGACTTCAAAACTTGGAAAATATTGTacatgtttttttgtcttttattttacagtgcctttttggagcttgaccgCTATATTCATTATGTGGAAAAGAAGCGTTTAggcattttgttattaaaatatatagaattgaTATATGATCAATACATATTTCACAGAAATGTGTCCAAAATTAGGCATTTCAttgaataaatgatgattttCTTATACGCAGTCCTGACAACATAGTGTTATTAATGTCTTGAATTTACAGATTAGGCAAACCCTAGAGTTATTCAGTTCTTTGGTTGTAGTCGATTTTACAATTAAAGTGAAAAATCTGCTGACTGTTAAAGGTTATGTAACATTTCATTTAAGATGTACTGTGGCAGGTGTTTATAGAGGACGTTATTGTAATTGGCTCAATCCTGGCAGCGGCTGAACTCATGAGACCGTTCTGTCAagttaacttttaactttatgaAGATGTCACATCTTTTTGGCTTGTTACTAGTGTGGTGGAATCAGGTTGTCTTCTCTGAGTGAGATGTTCTCAGGCTCTCACAGGTGCTGGTGCTGACAGCTCTCATAGAGCCGGATGCCTGGGGTCTCTAATGATTCTCAGGAAGCACACTGGCCTCATTTAGGGCCCATTATGCCCTTATCAGACCGTTAAGAATCGTGTGAATGTCTGTG is part of the Carassius auratus strain Wakin chromosome 10, ASM336829v1, whole genome shotgun sequence genome and harbors:
- the zpld1a gene encoding zona pellucida-like domain-containing protein 1a, producing the protein MERLCVILLLVSKTFIVNAQFNGFNCDANFHSRFPAERDISVYCGVQTITLKINFCPVLFSGYTDTDLALNGRHGDAHCRGFINNNTFPTVVLFSISLSTLEACGNSLAVSTAQGPNAYGNLSLVQIGNIAGYIDTPDPPTVISYLPGLLYKFSCSYPLEYLVNNTQLASSAAAISVKDSNGTFVSTLNLLLYNDSTYIHHLAIPVSGLTLKTRVFAAVKATNLDKRWNVLMDYCYTTPSGNPNDELRYDLFFGCDKDPQTTVFENGKSQMGRFSFEVFRFVKHKNQKMSTVFLHCVTKLCRSDDCPLLLPICGKRKKRNVSERTAVASGNAVMTAGPIITRSDETPTNNSQLAQLNSPPFKMNSVTSALISSIAILAVMSMCFFILSLSLLRGKYTAPTPRSGTHNPAFS